From a region of the Gossypium raimondii isolate GPD5lz chromosome 10, ASM2569854v1, whole genome shotgun sequence genome:
- the LOC105778630 gene encoding uncharacterized protein LOC105778630, producing the protein MHAEAGNGQYEMALGYTACTYAADNLIFMREVVRTIANKHGLLATFVPKYALDDIGSGSHVHLSLWQNGQNVFQASYASSQHGMSKVGEEFMAGVLDHLPSILSFTAPLSNRFILYFLHTCICCT; encoded by the exons ATGCATGCAGAAGCTGGAAATGGTCAGTATGAAATGGCTTTGGGGTACACTGCTTGTACATATGCTGCTGACAACTTGATTTTCATGCGCGAAGTTGTTAGGACTATTGCAAATAAACATGGCCTGTTGGCAACGTTTGTCCCCAA GTATGCTTTGGATGACATAGGTTCTGGATCCCATGTGCATCTCAGTTTATGGCAGAATGGACAAAATGTTTTCCAAGCATCTTATGCATCTTCTCAGCATGGAATGTCTAAAGTTGGAGAGGAGTTCATGGCAGGGGTTTTAGATCATCTTCCCTCAATTTTGTCATTCACAGCACCACTTTCAAATAGGTTTATTCTCTACTTCTTGCACACGTGTATTTGCTGCACATGA